GGCCATGGTCGTGTTCTGTTAAGGTTGGTCCTTTAGGTCGAGGGAATCGAGAGCTGACCAGCGGTCATCACTCCCGGCGCGGGGCGGAGTGGGTAGACCATCTTCCCCCGGCTTGTCCACTGATAAATATCGGGAATCGATTTCGCACGGTTCCGGAACGTCCGCTTCATCGATCCGGGGATCGGCCGGAAAGTTGATCAGGATCTCCTCCCGCAGGGCTTCCGTGGCGTCGATTTCCCCTTGATTACCAATCTCCAGCGAGATTGCCGCGCCTTCCAGGCTGATGGTCTTGATGAAGCGCTTGAGGGTCACCACACAGGTGAATTCAAAAGGTGCGGAAATCGTTCCGGTGAGCAGCAGCTCCGAGCCGAAACGGTGGGCCCACAGGTCATAAACCAATGGCCCGGTGGCGGTGGCATCGTCCTCCGGCAGGTCAAAAACGGTTTCCGGCAGCTCTCCGGAGTAGGCTTTTCCCTCTTCCGGCAAGCTACCAAGTTCGATCAGCAATCGCTTGTTCATGGCGCTATCGTAACCCGGCTTCTTTCCCCGCCAAGTCAAACTCCCGCCCCATTCCCGGACAGTCCGTCCTCCGGTCACCCGCCCCGGTGGAGGATCCGTCCCTCGGACTCAAAATTTTTGAAGCTAAATATCAGGCTTTTGTCAGGGAAACCGGCCCCCGACCGACGGGTGGAGGAGAGGGAAGGGGAAACTTTTTCAAAAATTCGGCAGGTCCGGTTGGTGCGCGCCGGATCGAAAAATTTTCCACCCACTAGACCCGCCCTCCGCCCCCCCGGTGAGGCCCGATCCTCCTACAACCATCGACGGATTGGCAATGTGCATGCATTACGGAACCACCATATGTAGTATTGTGAATAATTTGTTAATACCACATGAGCAAACCTGACCCCGAATCGCATTGACCCGGCACCGTGACTGCTATCAGTATCTCCCCCCGGCGCGCCGAACCTTGATCTGAAGATTCAGACGCGCCGGAGGGATCTTCCCTACTAGCACCATCACCCGATTTTCATCCACGTCAAATGGCCGCCACCACCACTGTCACCGTCGGAAGCAAGACCTTCATCCTCGACCGCGAAAAAGCCGAAGCCGCCTTCGCCGCGAAAAAAGTCATCAACGGCAAGGACACCATGTTCTTCAACATCCTCCCGCTGAAATACCAGTGGGCGTACGACCTGTACAAGACGATGAAGAACAACCACTGGGAGCCGGAGGACATCACCATGCAGAAGGATGTCGAGCAGTGGCGCTCCGACGAGATCACCGACGTGGAGCGGTGGATCATCAAGATGGGCATCGGTTACTTCTCCGCCGCCGAGGGCATCGTCGGGGACAACGTGCAGCACGTCACCCGGGAGCTGGTCACCGCGCCGGAACTGAAGCTCGTCCTGGGCCGCCACGCCCATGAGGAGAACATCCACGCGGACAGCCTGGTCTACATGCTCTCGTCGCTCGGGTTGAACCCCCACGAATGCGAGGCCATGTTCGAGGACATCCCGACGATGAAGGACAAGAACCACTTCGTCGTCTCCAACTCCCGCGCCCTCCGCCGCGACATCGACCTCACCGTGCTGGAGAACAAGCAGGCCTTCGCCAAGAACATCTTCCTCTTCGGCCAAGTCATGGAAGGCACCCAGTTCTACGGCCTCTTCGGCATGATCCTCAGCCTCTACCGCCAGAACAAGTTCCCGGGCATCGGCCAGATGTTCCGCTACACCCTGCGCGACGAGTCCAACCACATCGAGGTCTTCCGCAACCTCCTCATGGACCTCATCGATGAAAACCCGGACATCTGGACCGAGGAATTCCGCGAGGATCTCCGCGCCACCATGGCCGAGGGCATCCGCCTTGAGAAACTCTTCATCCGCGACTGCCTGCCCGTCGCGGCCCTCGGCCTCAACTCCGGCGATTTCGAGACCTACATCGACTACATCGCCGACCGCCGCCTCGCCTCCTGCGGCCTCGCCCCCCTCAACCCCGGCACCTCCAATCCCTTCCCCTGGCTCGCCGAGATGATGGACATCAAAAAGGAAACCAACTTCTTCGAAGGCCGCGTCACGGAGTACCAGAAAGCCTCCGCGCTCAGCTCAGTCGACGACGACGAACTCTGACCCGTGGCTGTGGCGTCCCGCCGCAGGCCGTTTGAGGGGCGTCCCGCCCCGTTCTTAGACTCTCCGCCATCCCATTCACCCGTCCTAAAAAATTCGCCATGTACCGCTCCCTTAACCTCAACGAAGACCTGGCCCTCAAACAGGTCGTCACCGACCGCTTCTCCCTCGAAGACCGTGGCTTCGCCTGGCGCGAAGTCCTCCCTTCGGAAAAGCGCAGCCCCATCCCGGACATCACCATCACCCGCGGCACCACCGACACCCACTTCTCCTTGGAAGACGTCGCGGACGCCATCGGTGACTCCCTCACCGACCTCCTCATTTCCCGCAGTGAGGACGAGAAATCCATCTTCTCCGACGTCAACCGCAAGTTCGTCTCCGACGTCGCCCACTCCGTCGCCTCCTTCCTCACCAAGTCCCTGGACGACGGCGGCCGCCTCCGCCTTTCGGAGTCCGACCTTTACCTCCTCATCGAAAAGGCCCTCCTCGAGAACGAGGCCTACGACGTGGCGAAGTCCCTCGCCTTCCGCCGCTCCTTGGAGAAAACCGGCTCCGTCGATGTCAACGCCAACCCCCACGCCCTCCCCGTCCGCCTGATCCGCCGCAGCGGCAACGTCGTCCCGTGGTCGGAGACCAAGATCGAGATCGCCGTGCGGAAGGCCTTCCTCACCATCAAGGAAAACCCGGAGCCCGCCGTCGAGGTCGCGAAGGCCGTCACCGACCGCGTCCGCTGCGGTGACTCCTCCTTCGTCCACATCGAGGACGTCCAGGACATGGTCCAGGAGGAACTCATGCGCCAGGGCCACTTCAAGGCCGCCACCCACTACGTCCGCTACCGCGACGAGCGCGCCCGCCTGCGCCGTGAGGAAGAGGAAAACACCGACGACGCCAACCAGGAGTTCATGATCACCGTCACCACGGATGACGGCCAGTCCTCCTTCTGGGACGGCAGTGAGCTGCGCAAACGCATCGCCTACGCCTCCATCGGCCTCGACATCGACATGCCGGAAACCGAGATCGAGCGCGAGCTCCGCCGCTCCGTCGGCAGTGAGATCTCCGAAAAGGACCTCAAGAACACCATCATCCTCAACGCCAAGGCCCTCATCGAGAAAGACGCCGACTTCGACAAGTTCGCCGGCCGCATCCTCCTCTCCTACATCTATGAGGAAGTCCTCGACTGGAGCATCCAACGCGACGGCATCGACAAGCTCAAGGCCGCGCACAAGGCCGCCTTCAAGAGCTACCTGAAACACGGCGTCGCCATCAAGCGCCTGCACCCGGAGATCCTCGACGCCTACAACCTCGACAAGCTCGCCGAGGCCTTCGACCCCACCGCCGACCTCGACTTCGACTACCTCGGCATCCAGACCATGTATGACCGCTACCTCATCGTGGACAAGACCGGGGCAAAGCAGCGCCGCATCGAGACCCCGCAGTTCTTCTGGATGCGCGTCGCCATGGGCCTCTTCAAGAAAGAGGAAACCGCCCGGGAGGACTGGGCCATCCGCCTTTACAACCTGTACAAAGGCCGCCGCTTCTGCTCCTCCACGCCCACCCTCTTCAACTCCGGCACCCTCCACAGCCAGCTCTCCTCCTGCTACCTCTACAAGGTGGACGACTCCATCGAGTCCATCATGCAGCGCGGCATCGCGGAAAACGCCTACCTTTCCAAGTGGGCCGGCGGCCTCGGTGGATCATGGACCGCCGTCCGCGGCACCGGCGGCTACATCCAGGGCACCAATGGCGAGTCCCAGGGCATCATCCCGTTCCTGAAGCTCCACAACGACCAGCTCGTCGCCGTCAACCAGGGCGGGAAACGCCGCGGCTCCGGCTGCGCCTACCTGGAGACCTGGCACAACGACATCGAGGACTTCCTCGAGCTGCGGAAAAACACCGGTGACGAGCGCCGCCGCTGCCATGACATGAACACCGCCAACTGGATCCCCGACCTCTTCATGAAGCGCATGGAGGACCGGGAACAGTGGACCCTCTTCCGCTCGAACGAGGTCCCGGACCTCCACAATCTCTACGGCCAGGCCTTTGAGCGCCGCTACACGGAGTACGAACAGATGGCCGCCGATGGCAAGATCTGGGGCCGCCAGTTCCCCGCCCTGGAACTCTGGAAGAGCATGCTCAAGATGCTGTTCGAGACCGGCCACCCATGGATCACCTTCAAGGATCCCTGCAACGTCCGCTCCCCGCAGGACCACGTTGGCGTCATCCACTCGTCCAACCTCTGCACGGAGATCACGCTGAACACCTCGGATGAGGAAACCGCCGTCTGCAACCTCGGCTCCGTCATCCTGGACACCCACATCACCCGGGACGGCGCCCTGGACCATGAGATGCTGAAGGAGACCATCACCGTCGCCATCCGCGCCCTGGACAACGTCATCGACATCAACTTCTACCCCACCACCGCCGCCGCCACCGCCAACAGCCGCCACCGTCCCATCGGAATGGGCGTCATGGGCCTCCAGAACGCCCTCTACAAGCGGAACCTCGCCTTCGCCTCGGACGCCGCCGTCGAGTTCAATGACGAGTTCATGGAAGCCATCGCCTACTACGCCTACAGCGCCTCCAGCGACCTCGCCGCGGAGCGCGGCACCTACTCCACCTATCAGGGGAGCAAGTGGGACCGCGGCCTCATGCCACAGGACACCCTCGACCTCCTCGAGGACGAGCGCGGTCGGAAGATCGACGTCCCGCGCGGCGGAAAGATGGACTGGTCCGTCGTCCGGGAAAAGATCGCGAAGAACGGCATGCGGAACTCCAACGTCCTCGCCATCGCCCCCACCGCGACCATCTCGAACATCACCGGCACCACCCCCTGCATCGAGCCGAACTACAAGAACCTCTACGTGAAGTCCAACCTCTCCGGCGACTTCATCGTCCTCAACAGCGAGCTGGTGCGCGACCTCAAGAAGGCCAACCTCTGGAACCAGGAGATGCTCGACCAGCTCAAGTACTTCGACGGTGAGCTGGACTCCATCGAGGACATCCCGGAGCAGCTCAAGCAGAAGCACAAGACCGTCTTCGGCATCGGCCATGAGTTCATCATCGACGCCGCTGCCCGCCGCCAGAAGTGGATCGACCAGTCCCAGTCCGTGAACCTCTTCCTCGCCACCCCGGACA
The nucleotide sequence above comes from Akkermansiaceae bacterium. Encoded proteins:
- a CDS encoding ribonucleoside-diphosphate reductase subunit alpha, with the protein product MYRSLNLNEDLALKQVVTDRFSLEDRGFAWREVLPSEKRSPIPDITITRGTTDTHFSLEDVADAIGDSLTDLLISRSEDEKSIFSDVNRKFVSDVAHSVASFLTKSLDDGGRLRLSESDLYLLIEKALLENEAYDVAKSLAFRRSLEKTGSVDVNANPHALPVRLIRRSGNVVPWSETKIEIAVRKAFLTIKENPEPAVEVAKAVTDRVRCGDSSFVHIEDVQDMVQEELMRQGHFKAATHYVRYRDERARLRREEEENTDDANQEFMITVTTDDGQSSFWDGSELRKRIAYASIGLDIDMPETEIERELRRSVGSEISEKDLKNTIILNAKALIEKDADFDKFAGRILLSYIYEEVLDWSIQRDGIDKLKAAHKAAFKSYLKHGVAIKRLHPEILDAYNLDKLAEAFDPTADLDFDYLGIQTMYDRYLIVDKTGAKQRRIETPQFFWMRVAMGLFKKEETAREDWAIRLYNLYKGRRFCSSTPTLFNSGTLHSQLSSCYLYKVDDSIESIMQRGIAENAYLSKWAGGLGGSWTAVRGTGGYIQGTNGESQGIIPFLKLHNDQLVAVNQGGKRRGSGCAYLETWHNDIEDFLELRKNTGDERRRCHDMNTANWIPDLFMKRMEDREQWTLFRSNEVPDLHNLYGQAFERRYTEYEQMAADGKIWGRQFPALELWKSMLKMLFETGHPWITFKDPCNVRSPQDHVGVIHSSNLCTEITLNTSDEETAVCNLGSVILDTHITRDGALDHEMLKETITVAIRALDNVIDINFYPTTAAATANSRHRPIGMGVMGLQNALYKRNLAFASDAAVEFNDEFMEAIAYYAYSASSDLAAERGTYSTYQGSKWDRGLMPQDTLDLLEDERGRKIDVPRGGKMDWSVVREKIAKNGMRNSNVLAIAPTATISNITGTTPCIEPNYKNLYVKSNLSGDFIVLNSELVRDLKKANLWNQEMLDQLKYFDGELDSIEDIPEQLKQKHKTVFGIGHEFIIDAAARRQKWIDQSQSVNLFLATPDMKTLSHMYRRAWDKGLKTTYYLRTLQASNIEKATIDVKKEQRGVMAGATAPATAPKREFTAEEKNACSIDAMLNGGTCEACQ
- a CDS encoding ribonucleotide-diphosphate reductase subunit beta translates to MAATTTVTVGSKTFILDREKAEAAFAAKKVINGKDTMFFNILPLKYQWAYDLYKTMKNNHWEPEDITMQKDVEQWRSDEITDVERWIIKMGIGYFSAAEGIVGDNVQHVTRELVTAPELKLVLGRHAHEENIHADSLVYMLSSLGLNPHECEAMFEDIPTMKDKNHFVVSNSRALRRDIDLTVLENKQAFAKNIFLFGQVMEGTQFYGLFGMILSLYRQNKFPGIGQMFRYTLRDESNHIEVFRNLLMDLIDENPDIWTEEFREDLRATMAEGIRLEKLFIRDCLPVAALGLNSGDFETYIDYIADRRLASCGLAPLNPGTSNPFPWLAEMMDIKKETNFFEGRVTEYQKASALSSVDDDEL